DNA sequence from the Cupriavidus oxalaticus genome:
GGTTCATCGCCAGCGCCAGCGTGGTGTGGGCTTCGGTCGAGATCGAGCCGAGCGACATCGCGCCGGTCGCAAAGCGCCGCACGATCTCCTTGGCGGGCTCGACTTCTTCCAGCGGAATCGCCTTGGCCGGGTCGACCTTGAACTCGAACAGGCCGCGCAGCGTCATGTGGCGCTTGCTCTGGTCGTTGATGATGTTGGCGTATTCCTTGTACGTCTGGTAGGCGCCCTTGCCATCGTCGGCGCGCACCGAGTGCTGCAGCTTGGCGATCGAGTCCGGGGTCCACATGTGCTCTTCGCCGCGGATGCGGAAGGCGTACTCGCCGCCGGCGTCCAGCATGTTTTCCAGCACCGGGCTGTTGCCGAAGGCGTCCTTGTGCAGGCGCAGCGCTTCCTCGGCCACTTCGAAGATGCCGATGCCCTCGACGTTCGACGGCGTGCCGTGGAAGTACTTCTGCACCAGCTCGCGCGACAGGCCGATGGCTTCGAAGATCTGCGCGCCGGTGTACGACATGTAGGTGGAGATGCCCATCTTGGACATCACCTTGAACAGGCCCTTGCCGATCGCCTTGACGAAGTTCTTGACCGCCTTCTCGGGCGACAGGTCGCCCGACAGGCCGCTGGCCATGTCGGCCAGGGTTTCCATCGCCAGGTACGGGTGCACGGCTTCGGCGCCGTAGCCGGCCAGCAGCGCGAAGTGGTGCACTTCACGCGCGGTGCCGGTCTCGACCACCAGGCCGGTGGACGTGCGCAGGCCCTTCTCCACCAGGTGGTGGTGGATCGCGGAGGTGGCCAGCAGCGCGGGGATGGCGACATGGTCGGCATCGACCGGGCGGTCGGTCACGATCAGGATGTTGTAGCCCGAACGCACCGCATCCACGGCTTCGGCGCACAGCGAGGCCAGGCGCGCCTCGATGCCTTCCTTGCCCCAGGCGGTCGGGTAGCAGATGTTCAGTTCGTACGAACGGAACTTGCCGCCGGTGTAGTGCTCGATGTTGCGGATCTTGGCGATGTCCTTGAAGTCCAGCACCGGCTGGGACACTTCGAGGCGCATCGGCGGGTTGATGTTGTTCAGCTCGAGCAGGTTCGGCTTCGGGCCGATGAACGACACCAGCGACATCACCATGTTCTCGCGGATCGGGTCGATCGGCGGGTTGGTGACCTGGGCGAACAGTTGCTTGAAATAGTGGTACAGCGTCTTGTTCTTGGACGACAGGATCGCCAGCGGCGAGTCGTTGCCCATCGAGCCGGTGGCTTCTTCGCCGGCCAGCGCCATCGGCGCCATCAGGAACTTGACGTCTTCCTGGGTGTAGCCGAACGCCTGCTGGCGGTCCAGCAGCTTGGCCACCGGCTTCTTCTCGGCGGCGACGTCTTCCGGCTTGGCGTCGATCTCGTCCAGCTTGATGCGCACGGCATCGATCCAGCTCTTGTACGGCTTGGCGTTGGCCAGGTTGTCCTTGAGCTCCTTGTCGTCGATGATGCGGCCCTGCTCCATGTCGATCAGGAACATCTTGCCCGGCTGCAGGCGCCACTTTTCGACGATGCGCGACTCGGGGAACGGCAGCACGCCGGCTTCCGAGGCCAGCACCACGACGTCGTCCTCGGTCACGTAGAAACGTGCCGGGCGCAGGCCGTTGCGGTCCAGCGTGGCGCCAATCTGGCGGCCATCGGTGAAGCAGATCGCGGCCGGGCCGTCCCACGGCTCCATCATGGCGGCGTGGTATTCGTAGAAGGCGCGGCGGTTGTCGTCCATCAGCGTGTGCTGTTCCCAGGCTTCCGGGATCATCATCATCATCGCGTGGACGAGCGGGTAGCCGGCCATCGTCAGCAGTTCGAGACAGTTGTCGAACGATGCCGTATCGGACTGACCCGGGTAGATCAGCGGCCACAGCTTGGGCAGGTCGTCGCCCAGCACCGGCGACGAGATCGCGCCGGTACGCGCGTTGATCCAGTTGACGTTGCCTTTGACCGTGTTGATTTCGCCGTTGTGGGCGACCATGCGGTACGGGTGGGCCAGTTCCCAGGCCGGGAAGGTGTTGGTCGAGAAGCGCTGGTGCACCAGGGCCAGGGCCGACACGGCGCGCTGGTCCTGCAGGTCCAGGTAGTACTCGCCGACCTGGTTGGCCAGCAGCAGGCCCTTGTACACCACGGTGCGGGCCGACATCGACGGCACGAAGTATTCCTTGCCGTGCTTGAGCTTGAGCGCCTGGATGGCGTGGCTGGCGGTCTTGCGGATCACGTAGAGCTTACGTTCCAGCGCATCCGTGGTCATGATGTCGCGGCCACGACCGATGAAGATCTGGCGGATCACCGGCTCGGTCTTGCGCACCGTGGGGGACATCGGCATGTTGGCGTCGACCGGCACGTCGCGCCAGCCCAGCACGACCTGGCCTTCCAGGCGGACCGTGCGCTCCAGTTCCTGTTCGCAGGCCAGGCGCGAGGCGTGTTCCTTCGGCAGGAAGATCATGCCGACGCCGTATTCGCCGGCCGGCGGCAGGCTCACGCCCTGCGCGGCCATTTCCTCGCGGTAAAACTGGTCCGGAATCTGGATCAGGATGCCGGCGCCGTCGCCCATCAGCGCGTCCGCGCCGACCGCGCCCCGGTGGTCCAGGTTTTCCAGGATCTTCAGGCCCTGGGAGACGATCTCATGGGACTTCTTGCCCTTGATGTGCGCGACCATGCCGACGCCGCAGGCGTCGTGCTCGTTGGCCGGGTCGTACATGCCTTGCGCCTGCGGACGCAGTTGGTGCAGGTCGAGGGCGGAGGAAGACTCGCTGATTTGCTCGCTGGTCTGCGCTTGGGCCGAAAGGTTCTTCATTTGGTCCACGGGCTGAATTCCGGTGAAGGCTGCGCGAACTGCTGGACTACCGGAACGGGACCGCGCGCTTTCTTTAAATCCACCCAAACCGGTGGACCGGCGGGAAGGGAAATGGGGACGAAGCTGTCTGCGGGCCGCAGCGGCGTACACGAGCGTGACGCGCCGCACAATGACTGTGGGTGGAGCAACTATATGGGAATCGGGAAAGCCTCGCAAAAATTTTAAATGGGGTCAGAACACATTTAATATCGCACCGTTTCGGTGATCAAATTAAATGGGGACACATTATTTTTGCGCGGCTGGCGTCACCTGCCGGGATGGTGTCTGCACCTTTTTGGGGCGTCCCTTCGGAAGCGGCTGGACACGTCGGGTTGCCCCACGCTCGAGTTGCGCCAGGAATGCCTCGTCCCCCAGAGGCCAGCCGCTGTGGGCGTGGCTTCGAAGGGTCTGCAGCGTGCGGCCGGAAAGCCCCTCGGCGGTCAGCATGCGGTAGTTCGACTGGCGCTCGAACGGGGTATTGCCCAGCTCCCAATACGCAGAGTGGTCGCTCACAAACGGGCTCGCCTCGATGCCTGCGTGATGGCGGTAGCTGCTCCAGCGGTCCGCCTCGGGGGTCGACACCTCCCCCGCGCGCAGCGCATTGCCCTCGACATACAGCATGGCCGGCAGCATCCATGGCGCCGGTTCGAATACCGCGGAGCGGAAGCGTCCTTCCCACAGCGTGCCGGTGCGATTGGCCACGCGATTGAAATAGCGCGCATAGCGGCGTCCGACCGCCTGCATGGTCAGGCTCAGGGAATCTGGCCCCTTGGGGGTCGCCACAAGGTGGACATGATTGGGCCGCAGCGCGTAGGCGTGGACCGCCAGGTCATGCTCGCGCGCGGCCATGCGCAGGCAGTCGAGGTAGTGCAGGTAGTCGTCCGGGCCCAGGAAGACGTCCTGGCGATTGTTGCCGCGCTGCAACACCAAGGCAGGAAGTCCGGCGGGGGAGAAACGGGGGAGGCGGGCCATGGCAGGTCATGCGAGCGTCGATGCCCGCATGATAGCCTGATCCGTCCCCAATTTATGGCAAAGGCTGGCGCCC
Encoded proteins:
- a CDS encoding transposase, whose product is MARLPRFSPAGLPALVLQRGNNRQDVFLGPDDYLHYLDCLRMAAREHDLAVHAYALRPNHVHLVATPKGPDSLSLTMQAVGRRYARYFNRVANRTGTLWEGRFRSAVFEPAPWMLPAMLYVEGNALRAGEVSTPEADRWSSYRHHAGIEASPFVSDHSAYWELGNTPFERQSNYRMLTAEGLSGRTLQTLRSHAHSGWPLGDEAFLAQLERGATRRVQPLPKGRPKKVQTPSRQVTPAAQK
- a CDS encoding glutamate synthase-related protein yields the protein MKNLSAQAQTSEQISESSSALDLHQLRPQAQGMYDPANEHDACGVGMVAHIKGKKSHEIVSQGLKILENLDHRGAVGADALMGDGAGILIQIPDQFYREEMAAQGVSLPPAGEYGVGMIFLPKEHASRLACEQELERTVRLEGQVVLGWRDVPVDANMPMSPTVRKTEPVIRQIFIGRGRDIMTTDALERKLYVIRKTASHAIQALKLKHGKEYFVPSMSARTVVYKGLLLANQVGEYYLDLQDQRAVSALALVHQRFSTNTFPAWELAHPYRMVAHNGEINTVKGNVNWINARTGAISSPVLGDDLPKLWPLIYPGQSDTASFDNCLELLTMAGYPLVHAMMMMIPEAWEQHTLMDDNRRAFYEYHAAMMEPWDGPAAICFTDGRQIGATLDRNGLRPARFYVTEDDVVVLASEAGVLPFPESRIVEKWRLQPGKMFLIDMEQGRIIDDKELKDNLANAKPYKSWIDAVRIKLDEIDAKPEDVAAEKKPVAKLLDRQQAFGYTQEDVKFLMAPMALAGEEATGSMGNDSPLAILSSKNKTLYHYFKQLFAQVTNPPIDPIRENMVMSLVSFIGPKPNLLELNNINPPMRLEVSQPVLDFKDIAKIRNIEHYTGGKFRSYELNICYPTAWGKEGIEARLASLCAEAVDAVRSGYNILIVTDRPVDADHVAIPALLATSAIHHHLVEKGLRTSTGLVVETGTAREVHHFALLAGYGAEAVHPYLAMETLADMASGLSGDLSPEKAVKNFVKAIGKGLFKVMSKMGISTYMSYTGAQIFEAIGLSRELVQKYFHGTPSNVEGIGIFEVAEEALRLHKDAFGNSPVLENMLDAGGEYAFRIRGEEHMWTPDSIAKLQHSVRADDGKGAYQTYKEYANIINDQSKRHMTLRGLFEFKVDPAKAIPLEEVEPAKEIVRRFATGAMSLGSISTEAHTTLALAMNRIGGKSNTGEGGEDEKRYRNELRGIPIKQGDTLKSVLGDGVIETDLELKDGDSLRSKIKQVASGRFGVTAEYLASADQIQIKMAQGAKPGEGGQLPGHKVSDYIGKLRYSVPGVGLISPPPHHDIYSIEDLAQLIHDLKNVNPSSDISVKLVSEVGVGTVAAGVSKAKADHVVIAGHDGGTGASPWSSIKHAGTPWELGLAETQQTLLLNGLRNRIRVQADGQMKTGRDVVIGALLGADEFGFATAPLVAEGCIMMRKCHLNTCPVGVATQDPQLRKKFQGKPEHVVNFFFFVAEEAREIMAQLGIRTFDELIGRADLLDTKAGIEHWKARGLDFSRIFHQVSLGADVPLYHTDVQDHGLSAEAGKALDHVLIAKARPAIEKGERVSFIQPVKNVNRTVGAMLSGVVAKQYGHEGLPDDTIHIQLQGTAGQSFGAFLAHGITLDLVGDGNDYVGKGLSGGRVIVRAPHEFRGDPTRNIIVGNTVLYGAIAGEAFFNGVAGERFAVRNSGAVAVVEGTGDHGCEYMTGGTVVVLGGTGRNFAAGMSGGVAYVYDEDGLFDKRCNTSMVALEAVLASADQEKGQPQASWHKVDGKRVLDEAILRSLIEQHFRYTGSERAKALLADWTTARRKFVKVFPTEYKRALGEMYAKEQAARDSDREAIAA